In Neofelis nebulosa isolate mNeoNeb1 chromosome 10, mNeoNeb1.pri, whole genome shotgun sequence, one DNA window encodes the following:
- the LOC131486664 gene encoding olfactory receptor 8I2: MTGNNFTEITLFILSGFANHPELQVSLFLMFLFIYLFTVLGNLGLIMLIRIDSRLHTPMYFFLSNLAFIDIFYSSTVTPKALVNFQSKQKTISFVACFVQMYFFVGLVCSECFLLGSMAYDRYVAICNPLLYSVVMSRKVCNGLGVMPYAIGFTNSLISVCVISSLAFCDSSINHFFCDTTALLALSCVDAFSTEMVIFVLAGTTLLSSLLIITVTYIAIISAILKIQSAAGRQKAFSTCASHLMGVTIFYGSLIFTYLQPDNTSSLTQAQVASVFYTIVIPMLNPLIYSLRNRDVKNALLRVMHRKLFS, encoded by the coding sequence ATGACTGGGAACAATTTCACTGAGATCACTCTCTTCATCCTCTCTGGATTTGCAAATCACCCGGAACTACAAgtcagtctttttttaatgttcctctttatttatctgttcactgTTCTGGGGAACCTTGGGCTGATCATGTTGATCAGAATTGACTCTCGTCTTCACACACCTATGTACTTTTTTCTTAGCAACTTAGCATTTATTGACATATTTTATTCTTCCACTGTAACACCCAAGGCGCTGGTAAATTTCCAATCCAAACAGAAAACCATCTCTTTTGTTGCCTGCTTTGTTCAAATGTACTTTTTTGTGGGTTTGGTGTGTAGTGAGTGTTTTCTTTTGGGATcaatggcctatgaccgctatgtaGCAATCTGCAATCCCTTATTGTACTCAGTGGTTATGTCCCGGAAAGTGTGCAACGGGCTGGGAGTCATGCCATACGCAATAGGCTTCACGAATTCTCTGATATCCGTCTGTGTGATAAGCAGCTTGGCATTCTGTGATTCCAGCATCAATCATTTCTTCTGTGATACCACAGCTCTTTTGGCCCTGTCCTGTGTGGATGCGTTCAGCACAGAAATGGTGATCTTTGTCTTAGCTGGGACCACCCTTCTCAGCTCTCTGCTCATCATCACAGTCACTTACATTGCCATCATCTCGGCCATCCTCAAGATCCAGTCTGCAGCAGGCAGACAGAAGGCCTTTTCCACCTGTGCTTCCCACCTCATGGGCGTCACTATCTTCTATGGGTCCCTGATTTTCACGTATTTGCAGCCTGATAACACATCATCCCTGACCCAGGCACAGGTGGCGTCCGTATTCTATACCATCGTCATTCCGATGCTGAATCCACTGATCTATAGTCTGAGGAACAGAGATGTGAAAAATGCTCTCCTGAGAGTCATGCACAGAAAACTTTTTTCATGA